The following proteins come from a genomic window of Pirellula staleyi DSM 6068:
- a CDS encoding prolyl oligopeptidase family serine peptidase, whose translation MRFRLCTTLAVATICLTFADSTRADAPAPQQLLTEVVVPSTIDKSPQRVRYRLPEGAKSRAEQQDQPARPLLVMLHSWSHGIDQRFEDFESEAIERGWIFVFPEFRGANLRPEACGSKLAQQDILDAIDWAETTFRIDEKRIYLTGISGGGHMTMLMAGKYPERFTAASAWVGISNLATWHDRHAQGKYGEMCRACCGGAPGTSATIDAEYHARSPIHFLASAAKVKLPIDIAAGIHDGHDGSVPIRQSLDAFNQLAQQTPGAAVISEAEIAELSAKNGRLKSPRESDQEVDDTLGRAIYCRRYAGASRVTIFEGGHEGIATAALAFLEKHAK comes from the coding sequence ATGCGGTTTCGTCTCTGCACCACGCTCGCTGTGGCAACCATTTGCCTCACGTTCGCTGATTCCACCCGGGCCGATGCTCCCGCCCCTCAGCAGCTCCTCACCGAGGTGGTTGTTCCTAGTACGATCGACAAATCGCCACAGCGGGTTCGCTATCGTTTGCCCGAGGGGGCCAAGAGCCGCGCGGAGCAACAGGATCAACCTGCTCGGCCACTCCTGGTGATGCTGCACAGCTGGAGCCACGGCATCGATCAGCGGTTCGAGGATTTTGAATCAGAGGCGATCGAGCGGGGATGGATTTTTGTCTTCCCCGAGTTTCGCGGCGCTAATCTTCGGCCCGAAGCATGCGGCTCGAAACTCGCCCAGCAAGATATCCTTGATGCCATCGACTGGGCCGAAACCACGTTTCGGATCGACGAGAAACGGATCTACCTCACCGGAATCTCCGGAGGAGGACATATGACGATGCTGATGGCGGGCAAATATCCCGAGCGATTCACGGCCGCTTCCGCCTGGGTAGGGATCAGCAACCTGGCGACCTGGCACGATCGTCATGCCCAAGGCAAGTATGGTGAAATGTGCCGCGCATGCTGCGGTGGCGCGCCGGGAACATCGGCCACCATCGATGCCGAATATCATGCCCGTTCTCCGATTCATTTTTTAGCGAGCGCCGCGAAGGTCAAATTACCGATCGACATCGCCGCCGGCATTCACGATGGTCACGACGGCTCGGTCCCGATCCGTCAATCGCTCGATGCTTTCAATCAGCTCGCTCAGCAAACTCCAGGTGCTGCTGTTATCAGCGAAGCGGAGATCGCTGAGCTGAGCGCCAAGAATGGCCGGCTCAAGTCTCCCCGCGAATCGGACCAGGAAGTCGACGACACGCTTGGCCGCGCGATCTATTGCCGCCGCTATGCCGGCGCATCGCGGGTCACGATTTTCGAAGGGGGACACGAGGGGATTGCCACCGCTGCCTTGGCGTTCCTCGAGAAACACGCGAAGTAG
- a CDS encoding metallophosphoesterase: protein MPDTVFVSDLHLYSARSQPVRFELPMHQCAAEVQTMVLGGDIFDFRWSTLGDTDATIVAAMRWLDDLVASHAQCQFHFVLGNHDYNEKFVTELERYALQRSNLDIHHYWLRLDQNIFLHGDAADHPAMCADRLIARRDKWRHDESRTRLHHAMYDLAVRANLHKLASHVMNRPQKVVGRIHQYLRRIGQGPDQGVEQVYFGHTHAAINALVYDGMTFHNGGAPITGLDFRIVDVAS, encoded by the coding sequence ATGCCTGATACGGTTTTCGTTTCCGATTTGCATTTGTACTCGGCACGTTCGCAGCCTGTGCGATTCGAGTTGCCGATGCATCAGTGCGCCGCCGAAGTCCAAACGATGGTGCTCGGCGGCGATATTTTCGACTTCCGCTGGTCGACGCTCGGCGATACCGATGCCACGATTGTTGCGGCGATGCGCTGGCTCGATGATCTGGTCGCCAGCCACGCGCAGTGCCAGTTTCATTTCGTACTGGGAAATCACGACTACAACGAAAAATTCGTGACCGAACTCGAGCGCTACGCCCTACAGCGGAGCAACCTCGACATTCATCACTACTGGCTTCGTCTCGACCAAAATATCTTCCTGCATGGCGATGCCGCGGATCATCCCGCCATGTGCGCCGATCGCCTCATCGCGCGGCGCGACAAATGGCGGCACGATGAATCGCGCACCCGATTGCACCACGCGATGTACGACCTGGCGGTTCGCGCCAATTTGCACAAACTTGCCTCGCACGTGATGAATCGACCTCAAAAAGTGGTAGGGCGCATTCATCAATACTTGCGCCGGATTGGGCAGGGGCCCGATCAAGGTGTGGAGCAGGTTTACTTCGGCCACACGCATGCTGCCATCAACGCGCTGGTGTACGATGGGATGACGTTCCACAACGGTGGGGCGCCGATCACCGGACTCGACTTTCGCATTGTCGACGTCGCGTCCTAG
- a CDS encoding acyl-CoA carboxylase subunit beta: MQTASPSLPLAEWSAAISTQEMALRLGGGAAAIERQHAKGRLTARERIDRLIDPGTSPLELGIFAGHEMYDRFGGAPAAGVITTIGMVAGRRQMIIANDATVKAGAFFPATCKKVLRAQRIAFACKLPLIYLVDSAGVFLPLQEDVFPDEDDFGRIFRNNAVISAAGIPQLAAIMGSCVAGGGYLPVLCDKLLMTEGSGLYLAGPALVKSAIGQEISSDELGGAKMHASISGTIDYREANDEQCLARLRSLVGQSAPDRDEPVPPFSKIQAQAPARQPTEIYTLVDPSSPRGYDMRQVLETIVDAATWNEFKAEYGPTILCGTARIGGYAVGIVASQKSRAITADGQLQLGGVIYVDAAEKAARFVMSCNQDQLPIIFLQDTTGFMVGRDSEHAGIIKAGAKLVSAVSNSRVPKITVLVGGSYGAGSYALCGKAFDPRLIFAWPSSKLAVMGAHQATQTLVDITANSQKKNRADEASADTEQAQLAQLREEVRASYERQLDARYAAARGWVDAIIDPARTRDVLIESLAICTRTVSEEPYKLGVFQV; the protein is encoded by the coding sequence GTGCAAACAGCCTCTCCAAGTTTGCCGCTGGCCGAGTGGAGTGCCGCGATTTCGACGCAAGAGATGGCACTGCGCTTAGGGGGCGGTGCAGCGGCGATCGAGCGTCAACATGCGAAAGGTCGCCTGACCGCTCGCGAGCGTATTGACAGGCTGATCGACCCCGGCACTAGCCCGCTCGAGCTCGGCATTTTCGCGGGGCACGAGATGTACGATCGTTTTGGCGGCGCACCGGCGGCTGGCGTGATCACCACGATCGGCATGGTGGCTGGTCGGCGGCAAATGATCATCGCCAACGACGCCACCGTGAAGGCGGGAGCCTTCTTTCCGGCAACGTGCAAAAAAGTGCTCCGTGCTCAGCGCATCGCTTTCGCCTGCAAGTTACCACTTATCTATCTGGTCGACTCGGCGGGCGTTTTTCTGCCGCTGCAAGAGGATGTATTTCCCGACGAAGATGATTTTGGACGAATCTTTCGCAACAACGCCGTGATCAGCGCCGCTGGTATTCCGCAACTCGCTGCGATCATGGGAAGCTGCGTCGCAGGAGGCGGCTATCTCCCGGTCTTGTGCGATAAACTCCTGATGACCGAAGGTTCGGGACTCTATCTCGCGGGTCCCGCGCTGGTGAAGAGCGCGATTGGTCAGGAGATTTCTAGCGACGAGCTGGGGGGTGCCAAAATGCACGCCTCCATCAGCGGAACGATCGACTACCGCGAAGCCAACGACGAGCAGTGCCTCGCTCGCCTGCGATCGCTTGTCGGACAATCGGCTCCCGATCGCGACGAACCGGTTCCCCCCTTCTCGAAGATCCAGGCACAAGCGCCGGCACGACAGCCGACGGAGATCTACACGCTGGTCGATCCCTCGAGCCCGCGCGGCTACGACATGCGACAAGTGCTCGAGACCATCGTCGATGCTGCGACCTGGAACGAGTTCAAAGCCGAGTATGGACCTACGATCTTGTGCGGCACAGCCCGCATCGGAGGCTACGCGGTCGGGATCGTAGCGAGCCAAAAATCGAGGGCCATCACAGCCGACGGCCAGTTGCAACTGGGAGGGGTCATTTACGTCGACGCTGCTGAAAAAGCGGCCCGTTTTGTGATGAGCTGCAATCAAGATCAGCTCCCCATTATCTTCCTGCAAGACACCACCGGGTTTATGGTGGGACGCGATAGCGAGCATGCCGGGATCATCAAAGCGGGCGCGAAACTTGTATCAGCTGTCAGCAATTCGCGCGTCCCGAAGATCACGGTGCTGGTCGGTGGATCATATGGCGCGGGAAGTTATGCGCTGTGCGGCAAAGCCTTCGATCCGCGTCTTATTTTCGCATGGCCCTCGAGCAAATTGGCGGTGATGGGAGCGCATCAGGCGACGCAAACGCTCGTCGATATCACGGCCAATAGCCAAAAAAAGAACCGAGCAGACGAGGCGTCGGCTGATACGGAGCAGGCTCAACTAGCGCAGTTGCGCGAGGAAGTGCGTGCCAGCTACGAACGTCAACTCGACGCGCGCTATGCAGCGGCGCGAGGCTGGGTGGATGCCATCATCGATCCAGCCCGCACGCGCGATGTGCTAATCGAGTCGCTGGCAATTTGCACGCGCACAGTGAGCGAAGAACCGTACAAACTCGGCGTGTTTCAGGTGTAA
- a CDS encoding acyclic terpene utilization AtuA family protein has product MTSPNLLRVGCGAGFFGDQLDAPRELAESTTLDFLILEHLAELTLSILAQQRRKNPEHGFARDFLEILESLAPALRQQPQLRIVTNSGGMNPIACARAAAAVLEQQGLGESVIGVVTGDDLLARADELAPHICHFETGQTLAEAQLPVVSINAYLGSQGIQQALDRGARIVITGRVADASLTVGPAAHHFGWSLDDIPRIAGASVAGHLIECGAQVTGGYSVDWMRSSLANVGYPIAEIAPDGSCVITKPAGSGGIVDRLSVTEQLVYEIGDPAQYFTPDVVCDFTSVELEELGDDRVAVRVASGTAAPQKLKVSLAYQQGYALQGQLLVAGNDAAEKAREVVKLIEARLMQVARLPSRYLVEYLGSGESLSGMSTGHGRELVVRISAADADYQILERLARELAPLITSGPAGIAGYAAGRPQVREVMAYWPALIERQFVAAEVTVKTAAEWRR; this is encoded by the coding sequence ATGACAAGCCCCAACCTATTGCGAGTCGGATGTGGTGCCGGTTTTTTCGGCGATCAACTCGATGCGCCGCGAGAACTCGCGGAGTCGACGACACTCGATTTTTTGATCCTCGAACATCTGGCCGAACTCACGCTGTCGATCCTGGCTCAGCAGCGTCGCAAAAATCCTGAGCATGGTTTTGCAAGGGATTTTCTTGAGATTTTAGAGTCCCTCGCCCCTGCTCTACGCCAACAGCCGCAGCTGCGAATCGTGACGAACTCGGGTGGGATGAATCCAATCGCTTGCGCTCGCGCTGCTGCGGCAGTACTCGAGCAACAGGGCCTGGGTGAGAGCGTGATTGGTGTCGTGACGGGGGATGACCTGCTGGCTCGGGCCGATGAACTCGCGCCGCACATCTGTCACTTCGAAACCGGGCAAACACTGGCCGAAGCACAGCTGCCAGTCGTCAGCATCAATGCCTATCTCGGCTCGCAAGGAATCCAACAAGCGCTCGATCGTGGAGCGCGAATCGTCATCACGGGCCGTGTGGCCGACGCTTCGCTTACCGTCGGTCCCGCAGCGCATCATTTTGGCTGGAGTCTCGACGATATCCCGCGCATCGCTGGGGCGAGTGTCGCCGGTCACTTGATCGAATGCGGCGCGCAGGTGACTGGAGGATATAGCGTCGATTGGATGCGATCGTCGCTGGCCAATGTCGGCTATCCGATTGCTGAAATTGCCCCTGATGGTTCGTGCGTCATCACCAAGCCTGCCGGGAGTGGCGGCATCGTCGACCGCCTCTCGGTGACCGAGCAGCTGGTCTACGAAATCGGCGATCCAGCGCAATACTTCACTCCCGATGTGGTTTGTGATTTCACCAGCGTCGAACTCGAAGAACTTGGCGATGACCGCGTTGCCGTGCGCGTCGCAAGTGGTACCGCAGCGCCGCAGAAGCTAAAGGTTTCTCTCGCCTACCAACAGGGCTATGCCCTCCAAGGGCAGCTGCTGGTGGCCGGAAACGATGCCGCCGAAAAAGCGCGCGAAGTGGTGAAGCTGATCGAGGCACGGCTCATGCAAGTCGCGCGCCTGCCGAGTCGCTATTTGGTCGAATACCTTGGGAGTGGTGAGTCGCTGAGTGGAATGTCGACCGGGCACGGTCGCGAGCTCGTGGTGCGCATTAGCGCCGCCGATGCCGACTACCAAATTCTCGAGCGATTGGCGCGCGAACTGGCCCCTCTCATCACGTCGGGACCGGCAGGAATCGCTGGCTATGCCGCTGGTCGCCCACAAGTGCGCGAGGTGATGGCCTACTGGCCCGCCCTGATCGAGCGCCAGTTTGTCGCTGCCGAGGTAACAGTGAAAACAGCAGCGGAGTGGAGACGATGA
- a CDS encoding enoyl-CoA hydratase/isomerase family protein translates to MTVLVKKHIPTGTIVLNRPERRNALSRQMMTELAQALSDMHGEKQVRAVVLTGSGNSFCSGMDLHEMQEHSKSERPHDEYHDDAVQYCELLEQMLRFPKPIIAAVNGPVMAGGMGLVLASDVVIAASEATFGLPEPRRGLVAGMVSPLLAFRLGASHAARLLLTAESVSASEAYRIGLVADITVFDLLWARAHDLSQKIALSAPQAIQLTKRMLNETIGEHLGTLLAAGAAASATARTTDAATEGLAAFLEKRAPQWS, encoded by the coding sequence ATGACTGTGCTCGTCAAGAAACATATTCCCACGGGCACAATCGTGCTCAATCGCCCCGAACGTCGCAACGCGCTCTCGCGGCAGATGATGACCGAGCTAGCGCAGGCGCTCAGCGACATGCATGGCGAAAAACAAGTTCGCGCGGTGGTGCTCACCGGCAGTGGCAATTCGTTTTGCAGCGGGATGGATCTGCACGAGATGCAGGAGCATTCGAAATCGGAACGACCACACGATGAGTATCACGACGATGCGGTGCAGTACTGTGAACTGCTCGAGCAGATGCTCCGGTTCCCTAAGCCGATCATTGCTGCCGTGAATGGCCCCGTGATGGCTGGCGGCATGGGGCTGGTGCTGGCGAGCGATGTGGTGATCGCCGCGAGCGAGGCGACGTTTGGCTTGCCCGAGCCGCGGCGCGGTTTGGTGGCCGGGATGGTGTCGCCGCTGCTGGCCTTTCGCTTAGGTGCGTCGCATGCCGCGCGGCTCTTGCTGACGGCCGAAAGCGTGAGCGCGAGTGAGGCGTACCGGATCGGTCTAGTGGCCGATATTACGGTCTTCGATCTGCTGTGGGCTCGAGCGCACGATCTGTCGCAAAAAATCGCCCTCTCCGCTCCCCAAGCAATTCAGCTGACGAAACGGATGCTCAACGAAACGATTGGCGAGCATCTGGGGACACTGCTGGCCGCAGGAGCTGCCGCGAGCGCCACAGCACGAACCACCGACGCTGCGACCGAAGGTCTGGCCGCATTTCTCGAGAAGCGTGCTCCCCAGTGGTCGTAA
- a CDS encoding DUF6800 family protein has protein sequence MGGIVERHKELARRRHRRKKLAIIKRKAAKASTSEKAVLAQKLRNMTPGAESIIAALNLEE, from the coding sequence ATGGGCGGAATCGTCGAACGTCACAAGGAATTGGCACGCCGTCGTCATCGTCGTAAGAAGCTTGCCATCATCAAGCGCAAAGCTGCCAAGGCATCGACCTCGGAAAAGGCTGTGCTGGCTCAAAAGCTTCGCAACATGACCCCCGGTGCCGAATCGATCATCGCCGCCCTGAACCTCGAAGAGTAA
- a CDS encoding response regulator, with amino-acid sequence MADKNRILIADDNQPNRELLEAYLATVDCDTEIAVDGQDTLAKVKSFAPDLILLDVMMPKLSGFEVCQKLKSDPASRGIMILMVTALNEAGDIERAVKAGTDDFLSKPVNKVELLKRVENMLKLKDVTDELERLRRYIEGMEDSSGPKQ; translated from the coding sequence ATGGCCGATAAAAATCGCATCCTGATTGCCGACGACAACCAGCCTAACCGCGAGTTGCTCGAAGCCTATCTTGCCACGGTCGATTGCGACACTGAAATCGCCGTCGATGGCCAAGACACGCTGGCCAAGGTGAAGTCGTTTGCCCCCGATTTGATTCTGCTCGACGTGATGATGCCCAAGCTGAGTGGCTTTGAAGTTTGTCAGAAACTCAAGTCCGACCCAGCTTCGCGCGGCATCATGATTTTGATGGTCACCGCGCTGAACGAGGCGGGGGATATCGAACGAGCCGTCAAAGCTGGCACCGACGACTTCTTGTCAAAGCCTGTGAACAAGGTGGAATTGCTCAAGCGTGTTGAAAACATGCTGAAGCTGAAAGATGTTACCGACGAACTCGAACGACTTCGCCGATACATTGAAGGTATGGAAGATTCGAGCGGACCGAAGCAATAG
- the glyA gene encoding serine hydroxymethyltransferase: protein MSNVLSQQDPQVWAAIAAEQERQQDGLEMIASENYTSVAVMQAVGSVLTNKYAEGYPGRRYYGGCEHVDVIENLARDRAKQLFGAEHANVQPHSGSQANQAVYLSLINPGDTVLGLDLAHGGHLTHGMKLNLSGKLYNFHSYGVRQSDHRLDFDQVARLAREHKPKLIVAGASAYPREIPHGKFAEIAREVGAKLFVDMAHYAGLVAAGLHDNPVPVADFVTTTTHKTLRGPRAGLVLCKAEYAKEIDKNVFPGMQGGPLMHVIAGKAVCFGEALQPDFKAYGQAILDNAKTLAETLMAGGLSLVSGGTENHLMLVDVTTLGIGGKLATEVLGHCGITVNMNMIPFDTRKPMDPSGVRIGTPALTTRGMGTDEMKTIGGWILESLKNCGDASVHQRIRGEVASLCSQFPVPAKEALAAV, encoded by the coding sequence ATGAGCAACGTTCTGTCGCAGCAAGATCCGCAAGTTTGGGCCGCCATTGCCGCTGAGCAAGAGCGTCAGCAAGATGGCCTCGAGATGATCGCCAGCGAGAACTATACGAGTGTCGCGGTTATGCAAGCGGTCGGCAGCGTGCTGACGAACAAATATGCCGAAGGTTATCCCGGACGTCGCTACTACGGCGGCTGCGAGCATGTCGACGTCATCGAGAACCTGGCGCGCGACCGCGCGAAGCAACTCTTCGGTGCCGAACATGCCAACGTGCAGCCCCACAGCGGTTCGCAGGCCAATCAAGCGGTCTACCTCTCGCTGATTAACCCCGGCGATACGGTCCTCGGCCTCGACCTGGCGCATGGTGGTCACCTCACGCACGGCATGAAGCTGAACCTCTCGGGCAAACTCTACAACTTCCACAGCTACGGCGTTCGTCAAAGCGATCACCGGCTCGACTTCGATCAAGTGGCTCGCTTAGCTCGCGAACATAAGCCCAAACTCATCGTCGCCGGTGCCAGCGCCTATCCGCGCGAAATTCCGCACGGCAAGTTCGCCGAAATCGCTCGCGAAGTTGGTGCCAAACTGTTCGTCGACATGGCTCACTACGCCGGTCTCGTCGCTGCTGGACTGCACGACAACCCCGTTCCTGTCGCCGATTTCGTTACCACCACCACCCACAAAACCTTGCGTGGCCCTCGCGCTGGTCTCGTGCTCTGCAAAGCGGAATACGCGAAGGAAATCGACAAGAACGTCTTCCCAGGGATGCAGGGTGGACCACTGATGCACGTGATCGCTGGCAAGGCGGTTTGCTTCGGCGAAGCGCTGCAGCCTGACTTCAAAGCCTACGGTCAAGCGATTCTCGACAACGCCAAAACGCTCGCTGAAACGCTGATGGCGGGTGGCTTGTCGCTCGTGAGTGGCGGCACGGAAAACCATCTGATGCTCGTCGACGTAACGACGCTCGGCATTGGTGGCAAACTCGCCACCGAAGTGCTTGGCCATTGCGGCATCACGGTGAACATGAACATGATTCCGTTTGATACCCGCAAGCCAATGGACCCTTCGGGCGTTCGCATCGGCACGCCAGCACTCACCACGCGTGGCATGGGGACCGACGAAATGAAAACGATTGGTGGCTGGATTCTCGAGTCGCTCAAGAACTGCGGCGATGCGAGCGTTCACCAGCGGATTCGTGGCGAAGTCGCTTCGCTTTGCTCGCAGTTCCCAGTTCCCGCCAAAGAGGCGCTGGCTGCTGTCTAG
- a CDS encoding serine/threonine-protein kinase, with protein sequence MASPTKEPLLEILRKSGLVDEREIDRLVEVQPQAASDSMVAADLLASTKLVTSWQLERLREGRWRGYFLGKYKILGQLGAGAMGSVFLAEHRVMRHQVAIKVLAKRLTGKPEYVKRFEQEARAAAVVSHPRLVRAFDIDSDGDLHYFVMEYVAGEDLQKIVLRDGPLPVSEAAECIRQTAEGLSAAHAAGLIHRDIKPSNLLLDPGGQVHILDLGLARMVIDDEPSLTLVQDARMIGTVDYLSPEQARNSHEIDPRADLYSLGCTLYFLLSGQPPFAEGTIPQRVIAHQTQRPVSIRKKRPEVDAPLEAILSKLLAKKAERRFASAAEVEQVLAAWQASEIDRVHALIGPLGSGRGGSSVYSASDSAARVSTSGDDLALLPLDGADTDPAAPMAGRSTLSGTRDPRASVSSSASKNSISAAPMETKSAAQSSAKVLQQPATQLEDSTLLTPLDDPLASLLELPPGPDLASLDPLASATLSPASLPHEPLSTQQHSAPSEAAPPQKFRDRLLALVARSEGDGTGGLSYSLWFLILFGICTGLVIAGLGYSYVQSFTRQAPIQKSME encoded by the coding sequence ATGGCTAGTCCCACGAAAGAGCCGCTGCTAGAAATTCTGCGTAAAAGTGGACTCGTCGACGAGCGCGAAATCGATCGCTTGGTCGAGGTACAGCCGCAAGCAGCGAGCGATTCGATGGTCGCCGCCGATCTGCTGGCGAGCACCAAACTGGTCACCTCGTGGCAACTCGAGCGTTTGCGCGAGGGGCGTTGGCGCGGCTACTTCCTGGGGAAGTACAAAATCCTGGGACAGCTCGGTGCCGGGGCGATGGGAAGTGTCTTTCTGGCCGAGCATCGCGTCATGCGACATCAGGTGGCCATTAAAGTTTTGGCGAAGCGGCTGACAGGGAAACCTGAATACGTGAAACGCTTCGAGCAAGAGGCGCGGGCTGCTGCGGTGGTATCGCACCCACGTCTGGTGCGTGCTTTCGACATCGATAGCGACGGCGACCTGCACTACTTCGTGATGGAATATGTCGCAGGGGAAGACTTACAGAAAATCGTGCTCCGCGATGGTCCCCTTCCGGTGAGCGAAGCTGCTGAATGCATTCGGCAAACCGCCGAGGGACTATCCGCAGCGCATGCCGCCGGGCTGATCCATCGCGATATCAAACCCTCGAACTTGCTCCTCGATCCAGGAGGACAAGTGCATATTCTCGACCTGGGTCTGGCGAGGATGGTGATCGACGATGAGCCATCGCTCACGCTGGTGCAAGACGCGCGGATGATCGGCACAGTCGACTACCTCTCTCCCGAGCAGGCGCGTAACAGTCACGAGATCGATCCTCGCGCCGATCTCTACAGCCTCGGCTGTACGCTCTATTTTTTGCTGAGTGGTCAGCCTCCGTTTGCGGAGGGAACGATTCCCCAGCGGGTGATTGCTCACCAGACCCAGCGGCCTGTTTCGATTCGCAAAAAACGTCCCGAAGTCGACGCTCCCCTCGAAGCGATACTGAGCAAGCTGCTGGCGAAAAAAGCGGAGCGACGGTTTGCATCAGCGGCAGAAGTGGAGCAAGTGTTGGCCGCCTGGCAAGCCAGCGAGATCGATCGTGTCCATGCGTTGATCGGTCCCCTCGGCAGTGGTCGCGGTGGCAGCAGCGTGTATAGCGCGAGCGATAGTGCAGCTCGCGTGTCTACCTCGGGCGACGATCTGGCGCTCTTGCCACTCGATGGTGCCGACACCGATCCGGCCGCACCGATGGCTGGTCGCTCGACCCTCTCGGGAACGCGAGATCCACGTGCGAGCGTAAGTTCATCTGCCTCTAAAAATTCAATCTCTGCTGCGCCGATGGAGACGAAATCGGCCGCGCAATCTTCGGCGAAAGTGTTGCAGCAACCCGCGACACAGCTCGAGGATTCCACGCTACTGACGCCGCTCGACGATCCTCTGGCGTCGCTTCTCGAACTACCACCGGGCCCCGATTTGGCGAGTCTCGATCCCCTCGCGAGCGCAACGCTTTCACCGGCAAGCTTGCCCCACGAGCCTTTGTCGACGCAGCAACATTCCGCGCCGAGCGAAGCAGCGCCGCCACAGAAGTTTCGTGATCGACTGTTGGCTCTCGTCGCGCGGAGCGAGGGAGATGGAACTGGCGGCCTGAGCTACTCGCTCTGGTTTTTGATTCTGTTTGGGATCTGCACGGGGCTCGTGATCGCAGGCCTTGGTTATTCGTACGTGCAGTCGTTCACGCGTCAGGCACCGATTCAAAAATCGATGGAATAA
- a CDS encoding alpha/beta hydrolase yields the protein MRAWVVLLFSVLGCAQVGCAVLPPTSPLTSWERKSVFQPARYPAGEWEQTSVLVEDAYFTASDGVKLHGWYARHPQPLAHAVLLHGNAGNVTLLAESIRLLNRRHGLSVLALDYRGFGRSEGKPTEQGVVTDARAARDWLARKEGIANRDVMLMGVSLGGGVALQVAEQEPCRGLVLVNTFTSLPDVAQHHVPWLPMSLMMTMRMNSLEAIRRYEGPLLISHADADQVIPFEQGQLLFDTATTKNKVFIRNEGAGHNDPQPEAYRVALDQFIAALPPISAPAAPTNQQPIFSPVAAEPPPLLR from the coding sequence ATGCGCGCATGGGTCGTTCTGCTGTTCTCGGTGCTTGGCTGCGCGCAAGTCGGCTGTGCCGTGCTTCCTCCGACATCTCCGCTGACGAGCTGGGAACGCAAAAGTGTGTTTCAGCCCGCGCGCTATCCAGCCGGGGAATGGGAACAAACCTCGGTGCTCGTCGAAGATGCTTACTTCACTGCCAGCGATGGTGTGAAACTGCACGGCTGGTATGCTCGTCATCCTCAGCCCCTCGCGCATGCCGTGCTGCTGCATGGAAATGCTGGCAACGTGACCTTACTTGCCGAGTCAATTCGACTACTCAATCGCCGCCATGGCCTCTCGGTCCTCGCGCTCGACTATCGTGGTTTCGGACGAAGTGAAGGGAAGCCAACCGAGCAAGGTGTGGTTACCGACGCACGTGCTGCGCGTGACTGGCTCGCTCGCAAAGAAGGAATTGCCAATCGCGACGTCATGCTGATGGGTGTTTCGCTCGGTGGTGGCGTCGCACTGCAAGTCGCAGAGCAAGAGCCGTGTCGCGGACTGGTGCTGGTGAACACATTCACCTCGCTCCCCGATGTAGCGCAGCATCATGTGCCGTGGCTACCCATGAGTCTGATGATGACGATGCGCATGAACTCGCTCGAAGCCATTCGCCGCTACGAGGGACCGCTGCTGATCAGTCACGCCGATGCCGACCAAGTGATTCCGTTCGAGCAGGGGCAATTGCTGTTTGACACGGCGACCACGAAAAATAAAGTCTTCATTCGCAACGAAGGGGCAGGGCACAATGATCCGCAGCCCGAAGCCTATCGCGTGGCGCTCGATCAATTTATCGCCGCGCTCCCGCCAATCTCTGCACCAGCGGCGCCGACCAATCAGCAGCCAATCTTTTCCCCGGTAGCGGCCGAGCCACCACCGCTGCTGCGCTAG